The Eubacterium ventriosum genome includes the window AAGTGCGTTTACGCCGATGCCAAATCCTACACCTATTGATGTTACAAGATTTTGGATAGGATATACCAGTGCCAATGCTGTCATTGCCTCTTCGCTTAGTTTTGCCACAAAATAGCTGTCTACAATGTTATACAGCGAATTTACCGCCATTGAGATAACCATTGGCAATGACATAGACAATACAAGGGGCAATATGTTTTTTTCTTTCATAAATGTCTGATCCATAATAACCTCTTTCTACTAATCTAAGCATAACGACACAATTTGTTGATTTGCAGAATTGCTATTTTTTCCCAACTTAATTATTTATCGTTACGCAAAGAAATAGTGGCAACCACCGTTACCACTATTATCTATATAAATTTTTAAATTTAACTTATTTTAATTTTTCACCTGTTAAAAGTTCATATGCCTGAAGATATTTTTCAATAGTCTTATCTACAATATCCTGAGGTAATGTCCAGTTGTGACCTTCATTCTGTTTTAACCAGTCACGTGCAAACTGCTTGTCAAATGATGGCTGACCGTGTCCCGGTTCATATCCATCTGCAGGCCAGAAACGTGAGCTGTCAGGTGTAAGCATTTCATCACCAATAACAATGTTTCCGTTTTCGTCTAAACCAAATTCAAACTTAGTATCAGCAATAATGATTCCACGCTCTAATGCGTAATCAGCACATTTCTTGTAAAGAGCGATTGTGCAGTCTTTCAACTTCTTAGCATATTCTTCGCCTTTTCCAGGGAACTGTTTTTCTAAAACTTCAATACTCTGTTCATATGAAATATTTTCATCGTGATCACCGATTTCAGCCTTAGTTGATGGTGTGTAAATAGGTTCTGGCAACTTGTCTGATTCCTTTAAGCCTTCTGGAAGCTTAATTCCGCAGACTGTACCGTTCTCTTTGTAGCTTGCCCAACCACTACCTGTAATGTATCCACGAACAATACATTCAATTGGAAGCATTTCAAGCTTCTTGCACATCATACTGTTTCCATCAAATTTTGGCTGTCTGAAAAATTCAGGCATTTCATTTACATCTACTGTAATCATATGGTTTGGAAGAATATCTTCTGTTAAATCAAACCAAAACTTGGACATCTGAGTTAATACTGTTCCTTTTTTAGTAACTTCGTTATTTAAAATAACGTCAAAACAACTAATTCTGTCTGTTGCAACCATAATTAAGCTGTCGCCATTGTCATAAATTTCGCGAACTTTTCCTTCTTTAATAGGCTTTAATTCATTTGCGCTCATTGTACATACCTCTCTTTTATTTAATTTGTCCTTTTGATGTTTAAAATGCCCCGGTGTTCTACACCTTCCGACATCTGTATTGCATACGCGTACATTATATCATATTTTTTCTACATAACAATACAAAGATTTCCAGAATATTCTGTATATATAACTACAATATAAAAGTAGAAAGGCGCCACCTGCAAAATTTTCTTCTGCAAATGACACCTTACCCGTCACACTCTCTTTAATTACAGATTTACTTAATTTCCGACTTTTCGTGCTAAAAAATACCACTTACTGTTTAATGTATCCCCCCATCAAATCAAATGTTGTCCGTTATTCCGGACATTTTTAATATGCATTATTACCCTATAATACCAAATTGTAAACCTGCTTTACTCTGATGGAAAAAAGCTTCTTCCCCCCGTTGAAACCTTTCTCTTTCCCCCGAAAAGAATTATCCATCATAGCAATGTTTTTTTCAATAAAATTAACTCAAGCGGTGCTATTTTAACTTAAACGGTATTTTTATTTTTAAATTTTAATAAACTGTGCTATAATTTTATTAGTAAAATTACTGTTTTTAGGAGGGGATATTTATGAGACTGGCTTTCGTTGATGATGACTATGGCGAAATCAAGAAACTTACAACTATGATTGATAAAGAATTGCATGGAACTGTTTATT containing:
- a CDS encoding phosphoribosylaminoimidazolesuccinocarboxamide synthase, whose product is MSANELKPIKEGKVREIYDNGDSLIMVATDRISCFDVILNNEVTKKGTVLTQMSKFWFDLTEDILPNHMITVDVNEMPEFFRQPKFDGNSMMCKKLEMLPIECIVRGYITGSGWASYKENGTVCGIKLPEGLKESDKLPEPIYTPSTKAEIGDHDENISYEQSIEVLEKQFPGKGEEYAKKLKDCTIALYKKCADYALERGIIIADTKFEFGLDENGNIVIGDEMLTPDSSRFWPADGYEPGHGQPSFDKQFARDWLKQNEGHNWTLPQDIVDKTIEKYLQAYELLTGEKLK